From the genome of Thermodesulfobacteriota bacterium, one region includes:
- a CDS encoding molybdenum cofactor guanylyltransferase — MTGVILAGGKSKRMGMNKAFLEINGQRMIDQIVGIFKDTFEEVTLVTNSPSQYLYLDLRIVTDLIPDKGALGGVYTGLFYASSQHIFVTACDMPFLNKGFIHYMVSNADNFDVVIPHSSDGLQPLHAIYSKRCIKHIDALLQLNDLKITSFYPKVRVREVGPREIVSFDPKQSLFFNINAPEDMEKARGKKMISPE, encoded by the coding sequence TTGACAGGCGTCATTCTAGCAGGTGGTAAGAGTAAAAGGATGGGAATGAACAAGGCGTTCCTGGAAATCAACGGTCAAAGGATGATAGATCAGATAGTTGGTATCTTCAAGGATACTTTTGAAGAGGTAACCCTGGTAACAAATTCCCCCAGTCAATATCTATATCTGGATCTTCGAATAGTAACTGACCTTATCCCTGACAAGGGTGCTTTAGGTGGGGTTTATACGGGGCTTTTTTACGCCTCTTCTCAGCATATCTTTGTAACGGCCTGTGATATGCCATTTTTAAATAAAGGATTCATCCATTATATGGTATCAAATGCGGACAATTTTGACGTGGTTATCCCGCATTCTAGTGATGGTCTTCAGCCCCTTCATGCCATTTACTCAAAGAGGTGCATAAAACATATAGACGCCCTGCTTCAGCTAAATGACTTAAAGATTACCAGCTTTTATCCTAAAGTAAGGGTAAGAGAAGTTGGTCCCCGTGAAATAGTTTCCTTCGATCCGAAGCAGTCTCTCTTCTTCAATATAAATGCACCCGAGGATATGGAAAAGGCTAGGGGAAAAAAGATGATTTCGCCGGAGTGA
- a CDS encoding lytic transglycosylase domain-containing protein — translation MKNINRKKPQTKMFKKCSTKKANLFNLILVLGILSISYSISLADIYSFTDKNGVVHFTNVPTDPRYKLIIKEKHFDSRSINYGSLISKISDKYMVDDTLVRAIIKAESDFNHKAVSNKGAMGLMQLMPGTAEDMDVNNPFDPEENIEGGVRYFKWLLDRFKDNLPLAIAAYHAGGDAVIRYSGIPPFDSTQKYVKQVLKYFKEYKK, via the coding sequence TTGAAAAATATAAACAGGAAAAAGCCTCAAACAAAAATGTTTAAGAAGTGCTCTACCAAAAAGGCAAATCTATTTAATTTAATTCTAGTATTAGGGATTCTATCGATATCCTATTCTATATCCCTGGCAGATATTTACAGCTTCACAGATAAAAATGGTGTGGTTCATTTTACCAATGTCCCCACTGATCCCAGATACAAATTAATCATAAAGGAAAAACATTTCGACTCTCGATCTATAAACTACGGATCCCTTATATCAAAAATATCGGATAAATATATGGTAGACGATACGCTAGTAAGGGCAATTATAAAAGCAGAGTCTGATTTTAATCATAAAGCAGTCTCAAATAAGGGAGCAATGGGTCTGATGCAGCTGATGCCTGGAACAGCAGAGGATATGGATGTTAACAACCCTTTTGACCCCGAAGAGAACATAGAAGGGGGGGTCAGGTATTTTAAATGGCTCCTGGACAGATTCAAAGACAATTTACCTCTGGCTATCGCTGCCTATCATGCTGGAGGAGATGCAGTGATAAGATATAGCGGCATTCCACCTTTCGACTCAACTCAGAAATATGTTAAACAGGTACTGAAATATTTCAAAGAATACAAGAAGTAG
- the folK gene encoding 2-amino-4-hydroxy-6-hydroxymethyldihydropteridine diphosphokinase, whose amino-acid sequence MKNIAYIGLGSNQGDKIKYCNEAIKEISKYKGNLILDRSSFYRTEPWGKEDQDWFINCVIKLQTLLGAPELFKVLQKIETKLKRVKRDRWGPRTIDLDILFFNNEVINKPEVRIPHSMIQARKFELVPLSEICPELIHPVLNKSVMELLEETKDDKEVIRIEKKD is encoded by the coding sequence ATGAAGAATATTGCCTATATCGGGCTTGGGTCTAACCAGGGTGATAAAATCAAGTACTGTAATGAGGCGATAAAGGAGATTTCTAAATACAAGGGAAATCTAATCTTAGACCGGTCTTCTTTTTATAGAACAGAACCATGGGGAAAAGAAGACCAGGACTGGTTTATCAACTGTGTAATTAAACTCCAAACCCTTTTAGGTGCACCTGAGCTTTTCAAGGTACTGCAGAAAATTGAGACAAAATTAAAAAGGGTTAAGAGAGACAGATGGGGTCCCAGAACCATTGACCTTGATATATTGTTTTTTAACAATGAGGTGATAAACAAACCAGAGGTTCGTATTCCCCACTCCATGATTCAGGCTAGAAAATTTGAGCTTGTGCCTCTTAGTGAAATCTGTCCTGAACTAATCCATCCAGTATTAAATAAATCTGTAATGGAGCTGCTAGAAGAAACTAAAGATGACAAAGAGGTTATAAGAATAGAAAAAAAAGATTAA
- the lysA gene encoding diaminopimelate decarboxylase, whose amino-acid sequence MHDFQYKNDELYCEDIPISAIADSVGTPFYLYSHNTLLNHFKVFDSAFSSVKHLVCFSVKANSNIAVLKTFINQGGGVDIVSGGELFRALMAGADPEKIVYSGVGKRVDEIEFALQTGILMFNIESTQELKVIDSVAEKLGNRARISFRINPDIDPKTHPYISTGLKKNKFGINIKKSLEEYRHAMRLKNIDIVGVDCHIGSQITDVEPFVDALKRIKELVVELQKEGININYLDLGGGLGITYDQETPPHPNIYAQAIIKEVSNLNCTLILEPGRVIVGNAGILVTKALYTKKSEEKNFVIVDAGMNDLTRPTLYDSFQGVQPVKLMKKGEFVADLVGPICESGDFLAKDRKMPQFQRGDLVAVMSTGAYGFTMSSNYNSRPRIPEVMVAGDEFHIIREREEYDDLIKGENIPEFLNRDCSNP is encoded by the coding sequence ATGCATGATTTTCAATACAAGAATGATGAGCTCTATTGCGAAGATATACCTATTTCAGCTATTGCAGATAGCGTTGGAACCCCCTTTTATCTCTACAGCCACAATACTCTTCTGAACCACTTTAAGGTCTTTGACTCTGCCTTTTCTTCAGTAAAGCACTTAGTCTGTTTTTCCGTAAAGGCCAACTCAAATATTGCTGTACTTAAAACATTTATCAATCAGGGTGGCGGGGTGGATATCGTTTCGGGAGGAGAGTTATTCAGGGCATTAATGGCTGGAGCTGATCCTGAAAAGATAGTTTACTCCGGTGTGGGTAAGAGAGTCGATGAGATAGAGTTCGCTCTTCAGACAGGCATCCTGATGTTTAATATCGAGTCGACCCAGGAATTGAAGGTCATAGATTCTGTAGCAGAGAAACTTGGTAATAGAGCCAGAATCTCATTCAGGATAAATCCCGATATAGACCCTAAGACCCATCCTTATATCTCTACAGGGCTTAAGAAGAATAAATTCGGGATCAATATAAAAAAATCTCTGGAAGAGTACAGACATGCCATGAGGCTCAAAAATATTGATATTGTGGGGGTAGATTGCCATATTGGATCTCAGATTACGGATGTTGAACCCTTTGTTGATGCCCTCAAAAGGATAAAGGAACTGGTCGTTGAATTGCAAAAAGAGGGAATAAATATAAACTACCTGGACCTGGGCGGTGGCCTGGGGATTACCTATGACCAGGAGACCCCCCCGCATCCAAATATCTATGCACAGGCTATTATTAAGGAGGTTTCTAATCTCAATTGCACGCTTATCTTAGAACCTGGTAGGGTAATTGTGGGGAATGCCGGGATATTGGTAACAAAAGCACTCTATACAAAAAAGAGTGAAGAGAAAAACTTTGTCATTGTAGATGCGGGCATGAATGATCTAACCCGTCCTACCCTCTATGATTCTTTCCAGGGGGTTCAACCCGTAAAGTTAATGAAGAAAGGTGAGTTTGTAGCTGATCTGGTAGGCCCAATATGCGAGTCTGGTGATTTCCTGGCAAAGGATCGAAAGATGCCTCAATTTCAACGGGGAGATTTAGTGGCCGTTATGAGTACCGGGGCATATGGTTTTACTATGTCATCTAACTACAATTCCCGTCCCCGTATCCCTGAAGTCATGGTAGCTGGGGATGAATTTCATATAATCCGGGAAAGAGAAGAATACGACGACCTTATAAAGGGAGAGAATATCCCTGAATTCTTAAACAGGGACTGTAGCAATCCATAG
- a CDS encoding YgiT-type zinc finger protein, with protein MREKTGYDYGKCEICDTQMQEKLIKQDFWIRGELIVVEDVPAGVCPRCGEKVVKADVGRLIAKLIENSEQIAKSPRISVPAIKFKQEARV; from the coding sequence ATGAGGGAAAAAACAGGATATGATTATGGCAAATGTGAGATTTGTGATACCCAAATGCAGGAGAAACTTATCAAACAAGATTTCTGGATACGAGGGGAACTTATTGTTGTAGAAGATGTCCCTGCAGGGGTATGTCCACGGTGTGGTGAGAAGGTTGTTAAAGCTGACGTGGGGCGACTGATTGCAAAGCTAATTGAAAACTCTGAACAAATTGCTAAATCGCCGAGAATCTCCGTCCCTGCGATTAAGTTTAAACAAGAAGCGAGAGTTTAA
- a CDS encoding MBL fold metallo-hydrolase — protein MKRIYLVRVPVPFVLEFVNLYLIEGDSGLTLIDCGPKTKDTYEYLNNYLQGIHRSFRDIKNVIISHYHVDHYGFSGELKKLSDVSIIMHEMEVPLVDSYDSTFTYWVDEGLKYGMPAGFVKDIKRLYKLVPGMISHARVDEGVKDGQKFSNNGDSYEVIWTPGHSPGHICLYNREKKIAFTGDHLLGDITPNPGDPAFGSVMRENSLEYFMDSLNKLKKYDIERAFPAHGGIIEDPKKRVDEILAHHEERLEHVLDVMGNDYKTAYDISLKMKWIEDTVLGSKLPDSEKPLALVEAVIHLELLRKRGRVERIYEAPHLLFKRV, from the coding sequence ATGAAAAGGATTTACCTTGTGCGTGTTCCTGTTCCCTTTGTTCTGGAATTCGTTAATCTCTATCTGATAGAAGGAGACTCTGGACTTACACTTATTGATTGTGGACCAAAAACAAAGGATACCTATGAATATCTGAATAACTACTTGCAGGGTATCCATCGGAGCTTTCGTGATATCAAAAATGTGATTATCTCCCACTATCATGTTGATCATTATGGTTTTTCAGGGGAACTGAAAAAGCTTTCTGATGTCTCCATTATCATGCATGAAATGGAAGTTCCCCTTGTGGATTCTTACGATTCTACCTTTACCTACTGGGTGGATGAGGGGTTGAAATATGGGATGCCGGCGGGTTTTGTTAAAGATATAAAGAGACTGTATAAGCTTGTTCCTGGCATGATTTCCCATGCCAGGGTTGATGAAGGAGTAAAAGATGGCCAGAAGTTCTCAAATAATGGAGATTCTTACGAGGTTATCTGGACCCCAGGCCATTCACCTGGACATATATGTCTCTATAACAGGGAAAAGAAGATAGCATTTACCGGTGACCATCTCCTCGGGGACATTACCCCTAACCCGGGAGACCCTGCCTTCGGGAGTGTTATGAGAGAAAACTCATTAGAATATTTCATGGACTCTCTGAATAAGTTGAAGAAATATGATATTGAGCGCGCATTCCCTGCTCATGGAGGGATAATTGAGGATCCAAAAAAACGGGTGGATGAGATCCTGGCACATCATGAGGAGAGATTGGAGCACGTTTTGGATGTTATGGGAAATGATTATAAAACAGCATACGATATATCCCTTAAAATGAAGTGGATTGAAGATACTGTCCTGGGGAGTAAATTACCTGATTCCGAAAAACCTCTGGCTCTTGTTGAAGCCGTGATTCATCTTGAGCTTCTGAGGAAAAGAGGAAGAGTGGAGAGGATATATGAAGCTCCTCATCTACTTTTTAAAAGGGTTTAA
- the dapB gene encoding 4-hydroxy-tetrahydrodipicolinate reductase: MINAIVVGAAGRMGSRIINTINETEGIELVGAVEYKNHPAIGKDAGDIVGLGKLNIELKDNLSTILSLGDVIIDFTNHTASLTNLEIVANGKKSIVIGSTGFSAKEMEEVERLSKNTRCVLSPNMSVGVNLVFKVIKDISTVLGDEFDIEIIEAHHRFKKDSPSGTAMRIAQILAQTLKRDMDEVGVYGRKGIVGERTQKEIGVQAIRAGDIVGDHTIIFGGLGERLEVTHRAHSRETFARGAVRAAKWIVNQKNGLYDMQDVLGLK, from the coding sequence ATGATAAATGCCATTGTTGTCGGGGCCGCAGGTAGAATGGGTAGCAGAATAATCAATACAATAAATGAAACCGAGGGAATTGAACTTGTTGGTGCGGTGGAATATAAGAACCATCCGGCGATAGGCAAAGATGCAGGCGATATTGTTGGACTAGGCAAATTAAACATAGAATTAAAAGATAATCTGAGCACAATCCTCAGTCTAGGGGATGTAATCATAGACTTTACAAACCATACTGCATCCTTAACTAATTTAGAGATTGTTGCTAACGGTAAGAAATCAATAGTAATAGGTAGCACGGGGTTTTCGGCAAAAGAGATGGAGGAGGTTGAAAGATTATCCAAGAATACTAGGTGTGTCCTCTCTCCAAATATGAGTGTAGGAGTTAATCTGGTATTTAAGGTAATAAAGGATATCTCAACGGTTCTGGGAGACGAGTTTGATATTGAAATTATTGAGGCTCATCACAGGTTTAAAAAAGACTCTCCCAGCGGAACAGCTATGAGGATTGCACAAATACTTGCTCAAACCCTGAAAAGAGACATGGATGAGGTAGGGGTTTATGGACGAAAGGGTATTGTTGGAGAACGTACACAAAAAGAGATTGGTGTCCAGGCCATTAGAGCCGGGGATATTGTAGGTGACCATACTATTATCTTTGGAGGTTTAGGTGAAAGGCTGGAGGTTACTCATAGGGCACACAGTAGAGAGACCTTTGCCAGGGGGGCTGTTAGAGCTGCAAAATGGATTGTTAATCAAAAAAACGGACTGTACGATATGCAGGATGTGTTGGGGTTAAAATGA
- a CDS encoding LL-diaminopimelate aminotransferase, whose translation MFRIEKADRIKELPPYLFATIDKMKAEQIAKGVDVIDLSIGDPDIPTPPNIIARMKKTVEDKKNHRYPSYEGMLEFRKAVSNWYKGRFNVDMDPVTEVLSLIGSKEGIAHIPLAFVNPGDMVLVPSPGYPVYSIGTKFAGGEPYTMPLLKENKFLPDLGKVPEDIAKKAKMIFANYPNNPTAAIANTDFFRDLIEFAKKYNIIVCHDAPYTEVYYNGDKPISFLEVEGAKEVGIEFHSLSKTYNMTGWRIGFAVGNANVLEGLGQIKTNIDSGLFQAIQEAGIEALEGDQSPVEEMRRIYLERRDALVNGLMEVGLKPEVPKASFYLWVPVPDGYTSTAFCAHLLNKAGIVTTPGSGFGEEGEGYIRMALTVSKDRIIKGVKRLKDVGI comes from the coding sequence ATGTTTAGAATAGAGAAAGCCGATCGCATTAAGGAATTACCACCTTATCTGTTTGCAACAATCGATAAGATGAAAGCCGAACAAATAGCTAAAGGAGTAGATGTTATTGACCTTAGCATCGGTGATCCTGATATTCCTACCCCTCCAAATATTATAGCCAGGATGAAAAAGACAGTAGAAGATAAAAAAAATCACCGCTACCCTTCTTATGAGGGAATGCTTGAATTTAGAAAAGCTGTATCCAACTGGTACAAAGGGAGATTCAATGTAGATATGGACCCTGTTACAGAAGTTCTCTCTTTAATCGGGTCTAAAGAGGGAATAGCCCATATTCCATTGGCATTCGTTAATCCAGGCGACATGGTCTTGGTTCCCAGTCCGGGTTATCCTGTCTACAGCATAGGAACGAAATTTGCAGGAGGAGAACCTTACACTATGCCTCTTCTTAAAGAGAATAAATTTTTACCCGATTTAGGAAAAGTGCCGGAAGACATTGCAAAAAAAGCGAAAATGATCTTCGCAAATTATCCTAATAACCCAACTGCTGCAATAGCTAATACAGATTTTTTCAGAGATCTTATTGAGTTTGCTAAAAAGTACAACATAATTGTCTGCCATGATGCCCCTTATACAGAAGTATACTATAATGGTGATAAGCCCATCAGTTTTTTAGAAGTAGAAGGGGCAAAGGAGGTGGGAATAGAATTCCACTCTCTCTCTAAAACATACAACATGACTGGATGGAGGATAGGGTTCGCAGTTGGCAATGCCAATGTCCTGGAAGGGTTAGGGCAGATTAAGACAAATATTGACTCTGGTCTGTTTCAGGCAATCCAGGAAGCCGGGATTGAGGCATTAGAGGGTGATCAATCACCCGTAGAAGAAATGAGAAGGATATATCTGGAGAGAAGAGATGCACTGGTTAATGGGCTTATGGAGGTTGGTTTGAAACCAGAAGTGCCAAAGGCGAGTTTTTACCTCTGGGTTCCGGTTCCAGACGGATATACCTCTACTGCATTTTGCGCACATTTACTAAACAAAGCAGGGATTGTAACTACCCCGGGGAGCGGGTTTGGTGAAGAAGGAGAGGGGTATATACGTATGGCATTAACTGTATCCAAAGATAGAATTATCAAAGGAGTTAAACGGCTTAAAGATGTGGGGATTTAA
- the pgsA gene encoding CDP-diacylglycerol--glycerol-3-phosphate 3-phosphatidyltransferase, which yields MLNLPNYLTILRITVIPFVMIFLFFPGKLAAFFAALLFSIGAITDLLDGYIARQQDAVTFLGKALDPLADKLLITAALVMLIPLGRVPAWMAVIIISREIAVTGLRGVTAMEGSIISASNLGKYKTIFQDTALIALLLHYEYIYVDLHTVGMFFLWVALIVTLWSGFDYFYRFFKEAQSTING from the coding sequence ATGTTAAACTTACCTAATTATCTGACCATCCTGAGAATTACGGTAATCCCTTTTGTGATGATATTTCTGTTTTTCCCTGGAAAGTTGGCGGCTTTTTTTGCTGCATTGCTCTTCTCCATAGGAGCCATTACCGATCTTTTGGATGGCTATATAGCCCGTCAGCAAGATGCCGTAACCTTTTTAGGAAAGGCTCTTGACCCCCTGGCTGATAAGCTCTTAATTACTGCTGCCTTAGTTATGCTTATACCTCTTGGGAGGGTTCCGGCATGGATGGCGGTAATAATCATCTCTCGGGAGATTGCTGTGACAGGGTTAAGGGGCGTTACCGCTATGGAAGGATCAATTATAAGTGCCTCCAATTTAGGGAAATACAAAACAATCTTTCAGGACACTGCACTGATTGCCCTACTTTTACACTATGAATACATATATGTAGATTTACATACAGTTGGAATGTTTTTCTTGTGGGTTGCATTAATAGTGACATTATGGTCAGGGTTTGATTACTTTTACAGATTTTTCAAGGAGGCTCAATCTACTATAAATGGATAG
- a CDS encoding type II toxin-antitoxin system MqsA family antitoxin: MKCIFCGGKLVKSKVTFTYEEDDKHLIIEHVPAEVCKRCGEKMYSPEVTDELLRFARNEFKPTRKIEVPVYDFAANQYVTTGA, encoded by the coding sequence ATGAAGTGTATATTCTGTGGAGGTAAGCTGGTGAAAAGCAAGGTCACCTTCACTTACGAAGAAGATGACAAGCATCTCATTATCGAACATGTTCCTGCAGAGGTTTGCAAAAGATGCGGGGAAAAAATGTATTCCCCTGAAGTTACTGATGAACTCTTGCGCTTCGCCAGGAATGAATTCAAACCTACAAGAAAAATTGAAGTGCCCGTGTATGATTTTGCTGCAAATCAGTATGTGACCACTGGCGCATAA
- the dapF gene encoding diaminopimelate epimerase produces the protein MYNIDFFKMSGTGNDFIIVDNRNGIITGDNISDFVKKICQRKISVGADGFILLQKSDKADFKWRFFNADGSEAEMCGNGGRCAARFAYLKGIAGKKMSFETTAALIKAEILDGRVKLEMPSPESIICNQTLLIEGEKHTVSFINTGVPHVVKFVGDIDNCEVFKTGRLIRYHDQYKPAGANANFAYVNGRSSMAVRTYERGVEDETLACGTGAVASVLIAYLKDMVSSPVAVRTRGGGILTVHFKYAMDRFEEVFLEGDARVIYEGRLWQEAVTK, from the coding sequence ATGTACAACATAGATTTTTTCAAGATGAGCGGAACTGGAAACGACTTTATTATTGTAGATAACCGTAACGGTATCATAACGGGAGATAACATCAGCGACTTTGTTAAGAAGATCTGCCAGAGAAAAATATCAGTGGGGGCTGATGGGTTTATATTGCTTCAGAAATCAGATAAGGCTGATTTTAAGTGGAGGTTCTTCAATGCTGATGGAAGTGAGGCTGAGATGTGTGGAAATGGTGGCAGGTGTGCCGCCAGGTTCGCTTATCTGAAAGGAATTGCAGGCAAAAAGATGTCTTTTGAAACCACGGCTGCATTGATTAAAGCTGAAATCCTGGATGGCAGGGTTAAGCTCGAGATGCCTTCTCCCGAAAGTATTATTTGCAATCAAACACTGTTAATCGAGGGAGAAAAACATACTGTCAGCTTCATAAATACAGGGGTACCCCATGTTGTGAAATTTGTTGGCGATATAGACAACTGTGAAGTGTTTAAAACAGGAAGGCTGATACGTTATCATGACCAATACAAGCCGGCAGGGGCCAACGCAAATTTCGCTTATGTCAATGGTCGGTCCAGTATGGCTGTTCGTACCTATGAAAGAGGCGTGGAGGATGAGACCCTGGCTTGCGGGACCGGAGCTGTAGCCTCAGTCCTGATTGCATATCTAAAAGATATGGTTTCATCTCCAGTAGCTGTTAGGACCAGAGGTGGAGGAATCTTAACTGTTCATTTTAAATACGCCATGGACAGATTTGAGGAGGTATTCCTGGAAGGGGATGCCAGAGTTATATACGAGGGACGGCTCTGGCAAGAGGCAGTAACTAAATAA
- a CDS encoding Xaa-Pro peptidase family protein has translation MDSIPEEELSSRTHRLQKVMMGKGLDAVFIIQKADLFYFAGTCQSSVLCIPAEGSPLLIVRKSYERACKESALENIVYLPSFGELPLFLRNHKITNLDHIGMEFDVIPTSLFFTYQRMFPKASFGDISMDIRNIRMAKSGYEIDMMRNAGKISDAILKEAKNELKVGRTEVEIASCISDIAFRLGSQGFTASRGWNQALSPLPFVLSGGNGAMASSNDAPFGGKGVNSLIPVGPSNKKIEAHEPIVIDIGATYNGYSVDTTRTFSVGNVSSHLSNAYEAILKIQEQLIKQLVTGKTCSELYQIAEEMAKSLGYGDNFMGYGKDRVRFVGHGIGIEVDELPIFAKGFDMPLGEGMTVAIEPKIIFPGIGAVCIENTWLINKDNPEPLTVMDEALCII, from the coding sequence ATGGACAGCATACCTGAAGAAGAATTGAGTTCTAGAACACATCGGTTACAGAAAGTCATGATGGGAAAAGGTCTGGATGCAGTATTCATCATCCAGAAGGCTGATCTATTCTATTTTGCAGGAACATGTCAGTCTTCAGTACTTTGCATTCCAGCCGAAGGTTCTCCTTTATTAATAGTAAGGAAAAGCTACGAACGAGCCTGCAAAGAGTCAGCTTTAGAAAATATCGTATATCTTCCTTCCTTTGGAGAGTTGCCACTCTTTCTCAGGAATCATAAGATTACGAATCTAGATCATATTGGCATGGAATTTGATGTTATACCCACGTCTCTCTTTTTCACATACCAGAGGATGTTCCCAAAGGCTAGTTTTGGAGATATATCAATGGACATAAGAAACATCAGAATGGCCAAGTCGGGTTATGAAATCGATATGATGCGTAATGCTGGTAAGATTTCTGATGCTATTCTGAAAGAGGCGAAAAACGAGTTAAAAGTGGGACGAACTGAAGTGGAAATCGCCTCATGTATTTCCGACATTGCTTTTAGACTTGGATCGCAGGGATTTACGGCCAGTCGAGGGTGGAATCAAGCACTATCTCCTCTTCCCTTTGTTCTTTCAGGAGGAAACGGGGCTATGGCATCGTCCAACGATGCCCCATTCGGGGGTAAAGGAGTAAACTCCCTTATTCCTGTTGGTCCGTCTAACAAAAAAATAGAGGCACACGAACCAATTGTAATTGACATTGGGGCAACATACAATGGCTATTCAGTGGATACGACTCGAACGTTTTCTGTTGGTAATGTGTCTTCGCATTTGAGCAATGCATATGAAGCAATCCTCAAGATACAAGAGCAATTAATAAAGCAACTGGTAACTGGTAAGACATGTTCGGAACTGTACCAGATTGCTGAAGAAATGGCCAAGAGCCTTGGATACGGCGATAACTTCATGGGATACGGAAAGGATAGAGTGCGGTTTGTGGGACATGGGATAGGCATAGAGGTGGACGAACTTCCAATATTTGCCAAGGGATTTGATATGCCCCTTGGGGAAGGAATGACCGTGGCCATTGAACCTAAGATTATCTTTCCAGGCATTGGGGCCGTTTGTATCGAAAATACCTGGCTAATTAATAAGGACAATCCAGAACCTTTAACCGTGATGGATGAGGCTTTGTGTATAATATAG
- the mobB gene encoding molybdopterin-guanine dinucleotide biosynthesis protein B has product MIPIVSIVGKSNSGKTTLIEKVIPELNRRGYKVATVKHDVHGFNVDREGKDSWRHKIAGAHTTIISSPQKIAIVRDVEQDLPLDDLRGRFISDVDIIISEGYKKDRHPKIEVCRKDTHEELLCSKKDILIAVASDKEFDVGVPCIDIDDVEGIVDIIEDRFLKKKRKSSIILRVNGKNIVLKPFIKDMMIRSITGMISVLKDCEDPKEVEIRISS; this is encoded by the coding sequence ATGATACCCATAGTCTCAATAGTAGGCAAATCAAATAGTGGAAAAACAACTCTGATAGAGAAAGTAATCCCTGAGTTAAACAGGCGGGGCTATAAGGTTGCCACCGTTAAGCATGATGTTCATGGTTTTAATGTTGATAGAGAGGGAAAGGATAGCTGGCGCCATAAGATAGCAGGTGCTCATACTACTATAATATCCTCACCGCAAAAGATAGCCATAGTCAGGGATGTGGAACAGGATTTGCCGCTGGACGATCTCAGAGGAAGATTCATCAGTGATGTGGACATAATAATATCAGAGGGATACAAGAAAGATCGGCACCCAAAAATAGAGGTTTGCCGAAAGGATACCCATGAGGAACTTCTATGCTCAAAGAAGGATATCCTTATAGCTGTGGCAAGTGATAAGGAGTTCGATGTTGGTGTTCCATGTATAGATATAGACGATGTAGAAGGTATAGTAGATATAATAGAGGATCGGTTTCTCAAGAAGAAAAGGAAATCTTCCATCATTCTCAGGGTCAATGGGAAGAATATAGTCCTCAAACCCTTTATCAAGGACATGATGATTCGGTCAATAACAGGGATGATCTCTGTTCTTAAGGATTGCGAAGACCCAAAGGAGGTAGAGATAAGGATATCCTCATAA
- a CDS encoding DUF4258 domain-containing protein produces the protein MTIKEIQNKITQRKYRFSDHSVKRMIKRNITRQEVESAILTGEILEYYPDDKYSPSCLVYGKTENGRDLHIQISRPPIVVIITVYEPDPEEWVNCKVRR, from the coding sequence ATGACAATTAAAGAAATTCAGAATAAAATAACACAAAGGAAGTACAGATTCTCCGATCATTCCGTGAAGCGAATGATCAAAAGAAACATAACCCGTCAAGAGGTAGAGAGTGCCATACTCACAGGAGAAATCCTTGAATATTATCCTGATGATAAATATTCTCCGAGTTGCCTCGTTTACGGGAAAACCGAAAATGGAAGGGATTTACATATTCAAATATCACGTCCGCCAATTGTGGTAATCATTACAGTTTATGAGCCGGACCCGGAAGAATGGGTTAACTGCAAGGTAAGGAGGTAA
- a CDS encoding DUF4258 domain-containing protein, whose amino-acid sequence MAIIHKIREKVARQEYEFTIPHFFEEMADDNLTFADIEMAIDKGRINRKFTRDPRGTRYEVIGPAIDGREIAIICRIKSTGKLLLITTYALED is encoded by the coding sequence TTGGCTATCATCCACAAAATAAGAGAAAAAGTAGCAAGGCAAGAATATGAGTTTACTATTCCGCACTTTTTTGAAGAAATGGCTGATGATAATCTTACTTTTGCAGATATTGAAATGGCAATTGATAAGGGTCGAATAAATCGTAAGTTTACACGGGATCCCAGAGGAACACGTTATGAGGTTATTGGTCCTGCAATTGACGGTAGGGAAATAGCAATCATTTGTAGAATTAAAAGCACGGGAAAGCTATTATTAATTACAACTTATGCTTTAGAGGATTAA